In Actinomycetota bacterium, the genomic stretch CCCCCAGGTAGGTCACCAGCCGCTCCGTGTGGTCCCGGCTACGCGCCGGGCTGGTGACCTCGGTGGGTCCGTCGGCGCGCAGGCCCGCGAGCATCACGGCCGACTTGACCTGAGCGCTGGCCACCGGGCTGACGTGGTGGACGCCACGGAGGCCTCCGCCACGCACCACGACAGGTGGGAGCATCCCACCGGCCCGGCCATCGACGTGTGCTCCCATCGCACGCAGCGGCGCGACGACGCGGTCCATCGGGCGGCGCCGCAGAGACGCGTCCCCGGTGAGGACGGCCAGGCCGTCGATCCCCGCCGTGACCCCGGCGAGCAACCGCATCGCCGTCCCCGAGTTGCCGCAGTCGACGACGTCACTGGCCTCCACCAGCGGGCCGGCGACGGTGCCAGCCAGGCCGCCATCGTTCCCGCTCACGTCGACCACGGCTCCGAGCAGGCGGAGCGCTCCCGCCGTGGCCGCCACATCCCCGCTGGGAGCCAAACCCCTGACGCTGACCGCACCGTCCGTCAGCGCCCCGATCAGCAGTGCACGGTGGCTGATCGACTTGTCGCCGGGGACGACGACCGATCCGGTCAGCGGACCGGGGTGCACGCGAACACGGTCGGCGACCGTCATGGCGGCGTTGGGCGGCCCGTGCGGGCTCTCAGTGGGCACCCGTCGAGGGTGCCACGCCGGCGCCGAACTCACTACCGCTTCCCACCCCCGAGAACACCAGCTGCCCCCCCGCACCCCACCGGCCTGTGGGCGTGAGGCGGTTACCGTGTCTCGAGGTGGCTGGGGAAGCCGCGGGCAGCCAGGGCCAGCCTGGCACGCTCCGCGGTGTCCTCGCCAGCGACAGCGACGACGAGCGCGCCGCGGGCGCTGTCCTCGGCGTGGCGCATCGACACGTCCTCGATGTTGATCCCGACCGCGCCCAGTGCCGTCGTGACCGCTGCCAGGCTCCCGGGTCGGTCGTGGACCGGGATGACCACATCGATCACCGGCGCGTCGACAGCCTTGCCTGGCAGCAGGGCGCGCGCGTCGCGGCCGGCCCCGAGTGCCTGCCTGACCGCGGCCCAGTCCCCGGCGGCGAGCGCAGTGCGGAGTGCGCCGAGCACCCCCGCGAACCCCTCGAGCGCGTCGAGCACCGCCTCACGGTTCTCGCTCAGGATCCCGGTCCACAGGTCGGGGCTGCTGGCGGCCACCCGCGTCACGTCCCGGAACCCTCCGCCCGCCATCGCCAGCAGTCCGGGGTCGGCCCGGGCGGTCTCGGCAGCGAACGCCATCAACGCGGACGCCACCACCTGAGGCAGGTGACTGACGATCCCCACCAGCCGGTCGTGCGTCGCGGCGTCCACCGCGATGACGCGCGCCCCCAGGAGGCGAACGAACGACGCGAGTCGGTTGAACGCCTCCGCCGGCGCGGACGCCGACGGAGTCAGGACGTACGCGGCTCCCTGGAAGATCGTTCCATCTGCGCCGTCGAGACCCTCCCTCTCGCTCCCCGCCATCGGGTGGCCGCCGATGAACGCCGGGCCCATCCCGGGTGAGCGTCCGCCTAGACCCTCGACCTCAGCCATAACGTTAGACTTTACGCTTCCAACATCTGTCAGGACGGCGCTCGGTTGCATCACCGACCAGATGGAGGCGGCGACCTTGGGAATCTCTTCCAGTGGAACGGCGATGAAGACC encodes the following:
- a CDS encoding prephenate dehydrogenase/arogenate dehydrogenase family protein; protein product: VFIAVPLEEIPKVAASIWSVMQPSAVLTDVGSVKSNVMAEVEGLGGRSPGMGPAFIGGHPMAGSEREGLDGADGTIFQGAAYVLTPSASAPAEAFNRLASFVRLLGARVIAVDAATHDRLVGIVSHLPQVVASALMAFAAETARADPGLLAMAGGGFRDVTRVAASSPDLWTGILSENREAVLDALEGFAGVLGALRTALAAGDWAAVRQALGAGRDARALLPGKAVDAPVIDVVIPVHDRPGSLAAVTTALGAVGINIEDVSMRHAEDSARGALVVAVAGEDTAERARLALAARGFPSHLETR